Part of the Bacillus cabrialesii genome is shown below.
AGGCAAGATTGGTAATGTGACCGATTCTGAATGGCACAGCGTTACTTTTGAAGCAAAAGTGAAGTCTGGTCAAGCAGGAAAGGATATTATCAATACGGCAAGCATTTCAGGAGATAATATTGAAACTCCGGATACGCCGAGTAGTGAAGTCAAAGTTTATCCTAGGAACCCTGCCTTAGAGTCAAAGAAAACGTCAGCAATTAAGGAAAAAGTGGAAGGAAACAAGTATCCAGATCACCCAGAAGTAGGGGACACGCTCCTTTACACAATCCAAACACGAAATACTGAAGAAGACAGTGAGGCCAAAAACCTTACGATCTCAGATGCGATACCAGATGGACTGGAGTATGTTCCAGGCACCCTGAAAGTAGACGGTACAGCAGTCAGTGATGCTCAAGACGATGACAAAGGTGATGTGACAGATGGCAAAGTGTCAGGCCAAATTGGCGATGTAACTGATACTGAATGGCATACTGTTACTTTTGAAGTGAAAGTGAAGCCCGGCCAAGCTGGCGAAACGATTCAAAATACGGCTAGCGTTACTGGCAGCAACATCGACACACCAGATAAGCCGAGCAATGATACCGAGATTTATCCGAGAAAGCCGGTTGTAGAATCGAAGAAAACCGCAAGCCTTCAAACAAAAGCAGAGGGCAATAAAGATGAAAAACATCCAGAAGTAGGAGATACCCTACTTTATACAATCGAAACGAGAAACACGATTGAAGACAGTTTGCTGAAAGAGCTCGTCATCTCAGATGAACTACCGGATGGAATAGAATACGTTTCGGGTTCTTTAAAAGTAGACGGCACAGCAGTCAGCGACGCACAAGATGATGATAAAGGCGATGTGACAGCTGGCAAAGTGTCAGGCCAAATTGGTGATGTGACTGACACGGAATGGCATACTGTTACATTTGAAGCGAAAGTGAAGCCTGGCCAAGCCGGCGAAACGATTCAAAATACGGCTAGCGTTACCGGCAACAACATCGAAACTCCGGATAAGCCGAAAAATGAAGTCGATGTTTATCCTAGGAACCCTGTCTTAGAATCAAAGAAAACAGCAAGTATTCAGGCAAAAGCAGAGGGCAATAAAGAAGAGAATCAGACACAAGTGGGAGATACCCTTCTTTATACCATCCAGACAAGAAACACCATTGAGGACAGTCTGGTGAAAAATCTTGTTATCTCAGATGAACTTCCAGAAGGACTCGAATATGTTTCTGGGACACTGAAAGTAGACAATAAAGCAGTCAGCGATGCCCAAGATGATGACAAAGGCGATATGACAGACGGCAAATTGTCGGGCCAAATTGGTGATGTGACTGACACAGAATGGCATACTGTTACCTTTGAAGCGAAAGTGAAAGCTGGCCAAACTGATCAGAAAATTGCGAATACTGCCAGCGTCACAGGTGACAATATTGATAAACCAGATACACCAAGCCATGAGGTCAAAATTTACCCGAAAAATCCAGTCTTAGAGTCAGAGAAGACAGCAAAGAATCTGGATTCCGATAAAGAGAAGTATGAAGCAGGAGATACGGTTGTTTACACGATCAAAACAAGAAATACAGTAGCGGACAGTAAAGTAACTGATCTCGTCATCTCAGATGAACTTCCAGAAGGTCTCGAATATGTTTCTGGAACACTCAAAGTAGACGATAAAGCGGTTACAGATGCTGAAGATGACGATAAAGGTGATGTGACAAAAGGTAAAGTGTCAGGCCAATTTGGCGATGTGACTGACACAGAATGGCATACTGTTACATTCGAAGCGAAAATAAAAGCTGGACAAGCCGGTAAAAATATTGTCAATACGGCTAGCATTAGCGGTGACAATACTGATAAACCGGATACACCAAGCCAAGAGGTCAAAGTTTCTCCGAAAGATCCAGCATTGAAGTCAGAAAAGTCAGTAAAAAATCTTGATTCAGATAAAGAGAAATACGAAGCAGGAGATACGGTTGTTTACACGATCAAAACAAGAAATACAGTAGAGGACAGTAAAGTAACTGACCTTGTTATTTCAGATGAGCTTCCAGACGGTCTCAAATACATTGAAGGCAGTTTGAAAGTAAGCCATGAGGGCAAAGGAAGTTTTGAAAACGGTAAGGTATCAGCTGATTTTGGAGACGTTACAGATACTGAGTGGCGGACTGTGACATTCCAAGCGAAAATTGAGTCCGGATATGCGGAAAAAACGATTAAAAACGTGGCAACCGTTGACGGCGGCAATATAGACATACCGGATAAACCGGGAACAGACATCAAAGTGGATCCGAAAGATCCAAAACTAGAATCGAAGAAAACAGCCTCCATTAAGGAAAAAGCTGATGGAAATAAAGATGCGGACCATCCGGAGTCGGGCGACACGCTTCTTTACACAATCCAAACCCGAAACACGATTGAAGACAGTCTTGTCAAAAATCTTGTCATCTCGGATTCTCTTCCGGAAGGATTAGAATATGTTTCAGGAACATTGAAAGTAGATGGTACAGCGGTAAGTGATGATCAAGACGATGATCATGGATATTATGCTGACGGAAAGGCGTCAGGTGAGTTTGGCAATGTGACAGATACGAAATGGCACTCTGTGACATTTGAAGCAAAAGTGAAGTCTGGCCAAGCAGGTAAAGATATCGTCAACACTGCAAATATCAGCAGCGACAATATCAAGACTCCTGACAAACCAAGCCATGAAGTGAAGGTATATCCGCGAAATCCTGTTTTAGAATCTGAAAAAACAGTGAAGAACTTGGGTTCAGATAAGGAAAAGTATGAAGCAGGGGATACGGTAGTCTACACCATTAAAACCCGAAATACAGTATCCGACGGTAAAGTAGAAAATCTGGTGATTTCAGATGATCTTCCAGCCGGATTGAAGTATGTCGAAGGCAGCTTGAAAGCGAGCAACGGCGGAGAAGCAACAATCAAGGACGGCAAGATTACTGCTAACTTTGGAGATGTCACTGACACAGAATGGCGGACTGTGACATTCCAAGCGAAAATTGAGTCCGGATATGCAGGCAAAACGATTACAAACGTGGCAACTGTAGAAGGCAGCGGTATTGATAAGCCGGATAAGCCTAAGGCAGAGATGAGTGTTGTACCGAAAGGCTCTGAAAAACCAAGCGATCCTGCTAAACCAAGCAAATCAACACCAGAAAAAACAGGTGAAAAGACAAATCCCGGAAATGAGCTTCCGGATACAGCGACAAATAACTATAATATTCTTCTTGTTGGTTTTGGATTATTGTTAATTGGATTAGTCCTCTTGTATTTTAGAAGGAAAAGAAATGCTTAAATGAAAATCATAAAAAAAGCGTTTCCTTTGTTCATCATAGCTGCCGGACTCCTCCTGATAGGTTACGGGGTCTGGAAAGTGGTGGATACCAATCAAAAGACAGCGGAAGCTTTAGAAGAAGCCAAGCTGGCAGCGGGACATCCTAAAACCCAAAAAAACAAGGAGAAAGACGCACAAAAAGCATCTTTTAAACCTAAGGCCGGGGAAGCTGTCGGTGTTCTTGAGATCCCAAAAATAAACGCAGAGCTTCCGATTGTAGAGGGAACCGACGCAGATGATTTGGAAAAGGGCGTCGGCCACTACAAAGAAAGCTATTATCCAAATGAAAACGGACAAATTGTGTTATCAGGGCATCGAGATACCGTCTTTCGCCGGACCGGAGAACTAAAAAAAGGTGATCAATTAAAGATTCTGCTGCCATATGGAAGTTTTCAATATAAGATTGAGAAAATGAAAATTGTCGATAAAAATGATACTTCCATTATTACGCTGCAGCATAAAAAAGAGGAGCTTATTCTAACTACGTGTTATCCTTTTTCCTACATTGGAAATGCTCCAAAGCGATATATCATTTATGGAAAGCGGATTTGAAACAATATGACGAATTCCTAAGAAGAAGGCTGCCGAAAACATTTCGGCAGCCTTCTCTCTGTTGTTTGATTCAACAACAGTAAGAGAATGGCTTGTTTTTGTCTTTTACCCGAAAAGAACATATTCTAAACAAAATCAGCCGATTTTTTTAAAAGTAGGATGATAGGATTTTGAAAATGAGAGCCTTGTAGGTAAATAACACGTGGGAGTCAAGTCCTCTCGGCCGTATGAAAAATACCAAGAGCTGCAGGCCCTTGGTATTTTTCATGCTTTCATTTATTTTACTCACCCGGCCGCTCTTCCTTACTTTGCAAATCTCCGGGCAGCT
Proteins encoded:
- a CDS encoding class D sortase, with translation MKKAFPLFIIAAGLLLIGYGVWKVVDTNQKTAEALEEAKLAAGHPKTQKNKEKDAQKASFKPKAGEAVGVLEIPKINAELPIVEGTDADDLEKGVGHYKESYYPNENGQIVLSGHRDTVFRRTGELKKGDQLKILLPYGSFQYKIEKMKIVDKNDTSIITLQHKKEELILTTCYPFSYIGNAPKRYIIYGKRI
- a CDS encoding isopeptide-forming domain-containing fimbrial protein encodes the protein MVFAVFLLVTGNLLTALPKHTHAADSTDVTQTADTTCPAPVTLINGSFEQGAARGSAVNGSGIYYYESEVPGWKTTDDAAGYKVIEIWNHAQNLPSGAKYYPAPPDGKRWAELNATENGMLYQDVKTTPGQTIYWRLSHMGRAGVDTMQVRIGAATNNPYDTVVQKQMSDGRTAWGTHTGSYTVPAGQTTTRFGFEAVSSASGSIGNGNFLDDIFLGTEPCVTAHKTVSPQGEVQAGDELTYAVQIKNEGGDVASAANFSDAIPEGTEYVPGSLKLINGSTTKNLTDASDGDEGNFDGNKVNITLGNLPNTKNLPNGMTVQFKVKAKTGYAGKEISNKAQINYNSLLTNTSKKTESNEVTTPVVFKDPVLESKKTSAIKAKADGNQDADHPEVGDTLLYTIQTRNTVEDSQVKNLTISDAVPEGLEFVPGTLKVDGASVSDAQDDDKGQYSDGKVSGKIGNVTDSEWHSVTFEAKVKSGQAGKDIINTASISGDNIETPDTPSSEVKVYPRNPALESKKTSAIKEKVEGNKYPDHPEVGDTLLYTIQTRNTEEDSEAKNLTISDAIPDGLEYVPGTLKVDGTAVSDAQDDDKGDVTDGKVSGQIGDVTDTEWHTVTFEVKVKPGQAGETIQNTASVTGSNIDTPDKPSNDTEIYPRKPVVESKKTASLQTKAEGNKDEKHPEVGDTLLYTIETRNTIEDSLLKELVISDELPDGIEYVSGSLKVDGTAVSDAQDDDKGDVTAGKVSGQIGDVTDTEWHTVTFEAKVKPGQAGETIQNTASVTGNNIETPDKPKNEVDVYPRNPVLESKKTASIQAKAEGNKEENQTQVGDTLLYTIQTRNTIEDSLVKNLVISDELPEGLEYVSGTLKVDNKAVSDAQDDDKGDMTDGKLSGQIGDVTDTEWHTVTFEAKVKAGQTDQKIANTASVTGDNIDKPDTPSHEVKIYPKNPVLESEKTAKNLDSDKEKYEAGDTVVYTIKTRNTVADSKVTDLVISDELPEGLEYVSGTLKVDDKAVTDAEDDDKGDVTKGKVSGQFGDVTDTEWHTVTFEAKIKAGQAGKNIVNTASISGDNTDKPDTPSQEVKVSPKDPALKSEKSVKNLDSDKEKYEAGDTVVYTIKTRNTVEDSKVTDLVISDELPDGLKYIEGSLKVSHEGKGSFENGKVSADFGDVTDTEWRTVTFQAKIESGYAEKTIKNVATVDGGNIDIPDKPGTDIKVDPKDPKLESKKTASIKEKADGNKDADHPESGDTLLYTIQTRNTIEDSLVKNLVISDSLPEGLEYVSGTLKVDGTAVSDDQDDDHGYYADGKASGEFGNVTDTKWHSVTFEAKVKSGQAGKDIVNTANISSDNIKTPDKPSHEVKVYPRNPVLESEKTVKNLGSDKEKYEAGDTVVYTIKTRNTVSDGKVENLVISDDLPAGLKYVEGSLKASNGGEATIKDGKITANFGDVTDTEWRTVTFQAKIESGYAGKTITNVATVEGSGIDKPDKPKAEMSVVPKGSEKPSDPAKPSKSTPEKTGEKTNPGNELPDTATNNYNILLVGFGLLLIGLVLLYFRRKRNA